In one Bosea sp. RAC05 genomic region, the following are encoded:
- a CDS encoding amino acid ABC transporter permease, with translation MPTDAVKPGRASLFYDPKIRGYVYQIVLLAVVAFLIWSAASNAIENLRAQKIASGFGFWHNAAGFDVNQKLIPFSAAASTYGQAFWVGLLNTLLVASIGIVLSTFLGFFVGVARLSSNWVLAKLAMIYVEVIRNLPLLLQLFFWYNAVLKPLPDARNSIALPGSIFLNNRGLILPNPQFGPAFQAVVIAFFVAVVVAFVFYRWSKTQQARTGTQYPNGLITLALILGVPLLVFFFAGSPLSFELPQQGRFNLTGGLQIFPEFVALLIGLTTYTAGFIAEVVRAGILAVSKGQTEAAHALGLRPGPTLKLVVIPQAMRVIIPPLTSNYLNLTKNSSLAVAIGYPDLVQVFTGTVLNQTGQAVEVVAITMAVYLTISLVTSLFMNIYNQRMALVER, from the coding sequence ATTCCGACCGATGCGGTCAAACCCGGCAGGGCCTCGCTGTTCTACGATCCGAAGATCCGCGGCTATGTCTATCAGATCGTCCTGCTGGCGGTGGTGGCCTTCCTGATCTGGTCCGCCGCGTCGAACGCGATCGAGAACCTCCGCGCACAGAAGATCGCATCCGGCTTCGGCTTCTGGCACAACGCCGCCGGCTTCGACGTCAACCAGAAGCTGATCCCCTTCAGCGCCGCCGCCTCGACCTATGGCCAGGCCTTCTGGGTCGGCCTGCTCAACACGCTGCTGGTCGCCTCGATCGGCATCGTCCTGTCGACCTTTCTCGGGTTTTTCGTCGGTGTGGCGCGGCTCTCGAGCAATTGGGTGCTGGCGAAGCTGGCGATGATCTATGTCGAGGTCATCCGCAACCTGCCGCTGCTGCTGCAGTTGTTCTTCTGGTACAATGCGGTGCTCAAGCCGCTGCCCGACGCGCGCAATTCGATCGCGCTGCCCGGCTCGATCTTCCTCAACAACCGCGGCCTGATCCTGCCGAATCCGCAATTCGGACCGGCCTTCCAGGCGGTGGTGATCGCCTTCTTCGTCGCCGTCGTGGTGGCGTTCGTGTTCTATCGCTGGTCCAAGACGCAGCAGGCCCGTACCGGTACCCAGTATCCCAACGGCCTGATCACCCTCGCGCTGATCCTCGGCGTGCCGCTGCTGGTGTTCTTCTTCGCCGGCAGCCCGCTCTCCTTCGAACTGCCGCAGCAGGGCCGCTTCAACCTGACCGGCGGCCTGCAGATCTTTCCCGAATTCGTCGCCCTGCTGATCGGCCTGACCACCTATACCGCGGGCTTCATCGCCGAGGTCGTCCGCGCCGGCATTCTCGCCGTCTCCAAGGGCCAGACCGAGGCCGCCCATGCGCTGGGCCTGCGCCCGGGGCCGACGCTGAAGCTGGTCGTGATCCCGCAGGCGATGCGGGTCATCATCCCGCCGCTGACCTCGAACTATCTCAACCTGACCAAGAACTCGTCGCTCGCGGTCGCGATCGGCTATCCCGACCTGGTCCAGGTCTTCACCGGCACCGTCCTGAACCAGACGGGGCAGGCGGTCGAGGTCGTCGCCATCACCATGGCGGTCTATCTGACGATCTCGCTCGTCACCTCGCTGTTCATGAACATCTACAACCAGCGCATGGCGCTGGTGGAACGGTGA
- a CDS encoding amino acid ABC transporter permease (The N-terminal region of this protein, as described by TIGR01726, is a three transmembrane segment that identifies a subfamily of ABC transporter permease subunits, which specificities that include histidine, arginine, glutamine, glutamate, L-cystine (sic), the opines (in Agrobacterium) octopine and nopaline, etc.), producing MTDATINNAPHAFVRTETLQQQAAPLSVAGPVAWVRNNLFSSPLNTALTLICLYVVVASVPDLVRFYFTDAVWSGTNRDACLADKVGRPVGACWAYVADRFQYFIYGSYPVSQRWRVNIVFLMFALSVVWMLWDRAPLKKLGAFFFFVVMPLGAYVLLVGGAGAEGVLRTVIMITLALAALYLVLSFVPGLARFWTPAPLLEVELAATPLQRFQSPKRLILLSLVVFGLIAVLADTAGLPRADTGLWGGIMVTFLIAAVGIVFSLPLGVMLALGRRSRLPIIQLLSVIFIEFVRGVPLITVLFMANTMLPLFVPQEWSPDRLLRPLIGVALFAAAYMAEVIRGGLQAIPKGQYEGAMSLGLGYWQMMRLIILPQALRIVIPGIVNTFIGLFKDTTLVTVVGIFDFLRTIEATLVDPTWATPTTRATGYAFAAVFYFLCCWGMSRYSIAVEKRLAAGQKR from the coding sequence ATGACCGATGCGACGATCAACAACGCCCCGCACGCCTTCGTCCGCACGGAGACGCTGCAGCAGCAGGCCGCGCCACTGTCCGTGGCCGGGCCTGTCGCCTGGGTGCGCAACAACCTGTTCTCGAGCCCGCTGAATACGGCGCTGACGCTGATCTGCCTCTATGTGGTCGTGGCCAGCGTGCCGGATCTGGTGCGCTTCTACTTCACCGACGCGGTCTGGAGCGGCACCAACCGCGACGCCTGCCTCGCCGACAAGGTCGGCCGTCCGGTCGGCGCCTGCTGGGCCTATGTCGCCGACCGCTTCCAGTACTTCATCTACGGCTCCTATCCGGTGTCGCAGCGCTGGCGCGTCAACATCGTCTTCCTGATGTTCGCGCTGTCTGTCGTCTGGATGCTCTGGGACCGGGCTCCGCTGAAGAAGCTCGGCGCCTTCTTCTTCTTCGTCGTCATGCCGCTCGGCGCCTATGTGCTGCTGGTGGGCGGCGCGGGCGCCGAGGGCGTCCTGCGCACCGTGATCATGATCACGCTGGCGCTGGCGGCGCTCTATCTCGTCCTGTCCTTCGTTCCCGGGCTCGCCCGCTTCTGGACGCCGGCACCGCTGCTCGAGGTCGAGCTGGCAGCGACGCCCCTGCAGCGCTTCCAGAGCCCCAAGCGTCTGATCCTGCTCTCGCTCGTCGTCTTCGGCCTGATTGCGGTCTTGGCGGACACGGCGGGCCTGCCGCGGGCCGATACCGGGCTCTGGGGCGGCATCATGGTGACCTTCCTGATCGCGGCGGTCGGCATCGTCTTCTCGCTGCCGCTCGGCGTCATGCTCGCGCTCGGGCGCCGCTCGCGGCTGCCGATCATCCAGCTCCTCTCGGTGATCTTCATCGAGTTCGTGCGCGGCGTGCCGTTGATCACCGTGCTGTTCATGGCCAACACCATGCTGCCGCTCTTCGTGCCGCAGGAGTGGTCGCCCGACCGCCTGCTGCGCCCGCTGATCGGCGTCGCCCTCTTCGCCGCCGCCTATATGGCGGAGGTCATCCGCGGCGGCCTGCAGGCGATCCCGAAGGGCCAGTACGAGGGCGCGATGTCGCTCGGCCTCGGTTACTGGCAGATGATGCGCCTGATCATCCTGCCGCAGGCCCTGCGGATCGTGATCCCTGGAATCGTCAACACCTTCATCGGGCTGTTCAAGGACACGACGCTGGTCACCGTCGTCGGCATCTTCGACTTCCTGCGCACCATCGAGGCGACCCTGGTCGATCCGACCTGGGCCACGCCGACCACCCGCGCGACGGGCTACGCCTTTGCCGCGGTTTTCTATTTCCTGTGTTGCTGGGGCATGTCCCGCTACTCGATTGCGGTCGAGAAGCGGCTCGCCGCCGGTCAGAAGCGTTGA
- a CDS encoding amino acid ABC transporter ATP-binding protein, translated as MAETTSTRPAALKPTSLNTPTAVEMVGVNKWYGEFHVLRDINLKVERGEKLVICGPSGSGKSTMIRCINRLEEHQKGSIIVDGTELTNDLKKIDEIRRDVGMVFQHFNLFPHLTILENLTLAPIWVKKLPKKDAEEIAMHYLKRVKIPEQAAKYPGQLSGGQQQRVAIARSLCMSPKIMLFDEPTSALDPEMVKEVLDTMVSLAEEGMTMLCVTHEMGFARQVADRVIFMDAGQIVEMNKPEAFFKNPQHERTKLFLSQILH; from the coding sequence ATGGCAGAAACCACCAGCACCCGTCCGGCGGCTCTCAAGCCCACCTCGCTCAACACCCCGACGGCCGTCGAGATGGTCGGCGTCAACAAGTGGTATGGCGAGTTCCACGTGCTGCGCGACATCAACCTCAAGGTCGAGCGCGGCGAGAAGCTCGTCATCTGCGGCCCCTCGGGCTCCGGCAAGTCGACGATGATCCGCTGCATCAACCGGCTGGAGGAACACCAGAAGGGCTCGATCATCGTGGACGGCACCGAGCTGACCAACGACCTCAAGAAGATCGACGAGATCCGCCGCGACGTCGGCATGGTCTTCCAGCACTTCAACCTGTTCCCGCATCTGACGATCCTCGAGAACCTGACGCTGGCACCGATCTGGGTGAAGAAGCTGCCCAAGAAGGACGCCGAGGAGATCGCGATGCACTATCTCAAGCGCGTCAAGATTCCGGAGCAGGCCGCGAAATATCCGGGCCAGCTCTCCGGCGGCCAGCAGCAGCGCGTCGCCATCGCCCGCTCGCTCTGCATGAGCCCCAAGATCATGCTGTTCGACGAGCCGACCTCGGCGCTCGACCCCGAAATGGTCAAGGAGGTGCTCGACACCATGGTCTCGCTGGCGGAAGAGGGCATGACCATGCTCTGCGTCACCCACGAGATGGGCTTCGCCCGGCAGGTCGCCGACCGCGTCATCTTCATGGATGCCGGCCAGATCGTCGAGATGAACAAGCCCGAGGCCTTCTTCAAGAACCCGCAGCACGAGCGCACCAAGCTCTTCCTGAGCCAGATCCTGCACTGA